A genomic segment from Curtobacterium sp. MCSS17_007 encodes:
- a CDS encoding VOC family protein — MSVFLNPYLGFRDQARAALDFYHGVLGGELTTMTFAEGGMAQDPADADKIMHGQIRTPAGLLLMASDAPASMPTPTESNISVSLSGDDEDLLTSCWNGLADGATVIEPLTRAPWGDTFGMLTDRFGVTWLVNITGRPS; from the coding sequence GTGTCCGTCTTCCTCAACCCCTACCTCGGCTTCCGCGACCAGGCGCGTGCGGCGCTGGACTTCTACCACGGGGTGCTCGGCGGTGAGCTCACGACCATGACCTTCGCCGAGGGCGGCATGGCGCAGGACCCGGCGGACGCCGACAAGATCATGCACGGGCAGATCCGGACGCCGGCCGGGCTGCTGCTCATGGCGTCGGACGCCCCCGCGTCGATGCCGACCCCGACGGAGAGCAACATCTCCGTCTCGCTCAGCGGCGACGACGAGGACCTGCTGACGAGCTGCTGGAACGGGCTCGCCGACGGGGCCACCGTCATCGAGCCGCTCACCCGCGCCCCCTGGGGCGACACGTTCGGGATGCTCACCGACCGGTTCGGGGTCACCTGGTTGGTGAACATCACCGGCCGCCCCTCCTGA
- a CDS encoding DUF4396 domain-containing protein: MDTHEHHRTAGDGSRTTTSWAMAAQATLHCLTGCAIGEVLGMVVGTALGFHDAGTIVLSIALAFVFGYALTMRGVVRTGLGFGAALKVALAADTVSIAVMEVIDNTAIVAIPGAMDAQLDQWLFWGSLALSLALAFVVTTPVNRWMISRGLGHAVVHGHH; this comes from the coding sequence ATGGACACGCACGAGCACCACCGGACAGCCGGCGATGGCAGCCGCACGACGACGTCGTGGGCGATGGCCGCCCAGGCGACGCTGCACTGCCTCACCGGGTGTGCGATCGGCGAGGTCCTCGGCATGGTGGTCGGCACTGCGCTCGGCTTCCACGACGCCGGCACGATCGTCCTGTCGATCGCGCTCGCGTTCGTCTTCGGCTACGCGCTCACGATGCGTGGCGTGGTCAGGACCGGCCTGGGCTTCGGCGCGGCCCTCAAGGTCGCGCTCGCTGCCGACACGGTCTCGATCGCGGTGATGGAGGTGATCGACAACACCGCCATCGTGGCGATCCCCGGGGCGATGGACGCGCAGTTGGACCAGTGGCTCTTCTGGGGCTCCCTGGCGCTGTCCCTGGCCCTCGCCTTCGTGGTGACCACACCGGTCAACCGGTGGATGATCAGTCGCGGGCTCGGGCACGCCGTCGTCCACGGCCACCACTGA
- a CDS encoding family 20 glycosylhydrolase, translating into MAVSAGTIIGVEALAGPAESDGPRGPAIGTVAARAPSVTVADVSARGTTTSGRTTVRTTVRVENRSATREPASVAWLSLQTGTTKYALGHVSVPSLAPGASTTVRATHPAPRRAPAAEYSVLACSGAYSATACRTSTATVATGSTSPERPSTGVMLDVARAYYPVPLIERYVDLLAEHGGTFLHLHLTDDQNVGIESDVLGQTLADADLRDGVWTSRVTHRPFLSAAQAREIADHAAERGVAVVPEVDTPGHMAAAFALLEARHGEEYVDRIRSGTNELDVSAPASAALAARVVAEVERTFPGSRTVHIGGDEWGDDVSADDRVAWLDAMAAAAGDREVWAWNDGIDRAAIGRLDPRIRVTYWSFDGDTEDPAERRERRQHRAGADDLSAAGTDLLSYDSYHLYEVPTDLDPADSAYAATDLRAHWSLRTWDGDTGARLGTPMSGAAVAIWGEDLEQPPSDALLEWSRPHVVAMIETARS; encoded by the coding sequence ATGGCGGTGTCCGCGGGGACGATCATCGGGGTCGAAGCCCTTGCCGGACCCGCGGAGTCGGACGGACCGCGCGGACCAGCGATCGGGACCGTCGCCGCGCGAGCACCGAGCGTCACGGTCGCGGACGTGTCCGCCCGCGGCACGACCACGTCCGGCCGCACCACGGTGCGCACGACCGTCCGTGTCGAGAACCGTTCCGCCACCCGGGAGCCCGCGTCCGTCGCCTGGCTCTCCCTGCAGACCGGCACGACGAAGTACGCCCTCGGACACGTCTCGGTGCCGTCCCTGGCGCCGGGCGCGAGCACGACGGTCCGCGCGACGCACCCGGCCCCTCGTCGCGCCCCTGCAGCGGAGTACTCCGTCCTCGCGTGCTCCGGGGCGTACTCCGCGACGGCGTGCCGCACGTCGACCGCAACCGTCGCCACCGGGTCCACGAGCCCGGAGCGCCCGTCGACCGGCGTGATGCTCGACGTCGCTCGCGCCTACTACCCGGTGCCCCTGATCGAGCGGTACGTCGACCTGCTCGCCGAGCACGGCGGGACCTTCCTGCACCTGCACCTCACCGACGACCAGAACGTCGGCATCGAGAGCGACGTGCTGGGGCAGACGCTCGCGGACGCCGACCTGCGCGACGGCGTCTGGACGAGTCGGGTCACCCACCGCCCCTTCCTCAGTGCCGCGCAGGCACGGGAGATCGCGGACCACGCAGCGGAACGCGGCGTCGCCGTCGTACCGGAGGTCGACACCCCCGGGCACATGGCGGCCGCGTTCGCCCTCCTCGAGGCGCGGCACGGCGAGGAGTACGTCGACCGCATCCGATCGGGCACGAACGAGCTCGACGTGTCGGCGCCCGCGAGCGCTGCGCTGGCGGCCCGGGTCGTCGCCGAGGTGGAGCGCACCTTCCCCGGCAGCCGGACCGTCCACATCGGCGGGGACGAGTGGGGGGACGACGTCAGCGCCGACGACCGTGTCGCCTGGCTCGACGCGATGGCGGCCGCTGCCGGCGACCGCGAGGTGTGGGCGTGGAACGACGGGATCGACCGGGCTGCGATCGGACGGCTGGACCCGCGCATCCGGGTCACCTACTGGAGCTTCGACGGCGACACCGAGGATCCTGCGGAACGCCGCGAGCGTCGCCAGCACCGAGCGGGCGCGGACGACCTCTCCGCGGCCGGGACGGACCTGCTCAGCTACGACTCGTACCACCTGTACGAGGTGCCGACGGACCTCGACCCGGCGGACAGCGCGTACGCTGCCACGGACCTGCGTGCGCACTGGTCGCTCCGGACGTGGGACGGTGACACGGGTGCGCGACTGGGGACGCCGATGTCGGGTGCCGCCGTCGCGATCTGGGGCGAGGACCTCGAGCAACCACCGTCGGATGCCCTGCTGGAGTGGAGCCGACCGCACGTGGTCGCGATGATCGAGACCGCCCGCTCCTGA
- a CDS encoding zinc-dependent alcohol dehydrogenase: MRAVVWHGIGDIRLDEVPEPTIQHPEDAIVRITRSAICGTDLHFVRGTMAPMEAGTILGHEAVGVVTEIGDAVRGFSAGDRVVINSTISCGACRYCRMGKTAQCDVANPNGPQAGTSFFGGPQSTGPVNGLQAEYVRVPYARNTMHPLPENVSDEQAILLSDIFPTGWFGAELAGVSRGDVVVVFGAGIVGQFAAASAYKLGAARVIVVDGEETRLAAALAQHCEVVDYNREDPVQAIMDLTNGIGADAVIDAVGVDAERPKQGPAAVSDEQAEQFDAEVQQVAPDASPDGFGEEQQWKPGDGPSQVAQWAVASVAKYGRIGIIGVYGPTAERYPIGQAMNKNLTIRMGNCDHHSVTPPLIDLVASGQFDPTALITEHEPIGSAIEAYEAFDRREPGWVKVELEAAR; encoded by the coding sequence ATGCGCGCAGTGGTCTGGCACGGCATCGGGGACATCCGCCTCGACGAGGTCCCGGAGCCCACCATCCAGCACCCGGAGGACGCGATCGTCCGCATCACCCGCAGTGCGATCTGCGGGACGGACCTGCACTTCGTCCGCGGCACGATGGCGCCGATGGAAGCGGGCACGATCCTCGGCCACGAGGCCGTCGGCGTCGTCACCGAGATCGGCGACGCCGTCCGCGGCTTCAGCGCCGGCGACCGCGTCGTGATCAACTCGACGATCTCGTGCGGCGCCTGCCGGTACTGCCGCATGGGCAAGACCGCGCAGTGCGACGTCGCCAACCCGAACGGTCCGCAGGCCGGCACGAGCTTCTTCGGCGGCCCGCAGTCGACCGGACCGGTGAACGGTCTGCAGGCCGAGTACGTCCGCGTGCCGTACGCGCGGAACACCATGCACCCGCTGCCGGAGAACGTCAGCGACGAGCAGGCGATCCTGCTCTCCGACATCTTCCCGACCGGCTGGTTCGGGGCGGAGCTCGCGGGAGTCAGCCGAGGCGACGTCGTCGTCGTGTTCGGTGCCGGCATCGTCGGACAGTTCGCCGCTGCCTCGGCCTACAAGCTCGGCGCGGCCCGCGTGATCGTCGTGGACGGCGAGGAGACCCGTCTCGCCGCCGCGCTCGCGCAGCACTGCGAGGTGGTCGACTACAACCGCGAGGACCCGGTGCAGGCGATCATGGACCTGACGAACGGCATCGGCGCGGATGCCGTGATCGACGCCGTCGGCGTCGATGCGGAGCGCCCGAAGCAGGGGCCCGCGGCGGTGTCGGACGAGCAGGCCGAACAGTTCGACGCCGAGGTGCAGCAGGTCGCTCCTGACGCCTCGCCGGACGGGTTCGGCGAGGAGCAGCAGTGGAAGCCGGGCGACGGCCCGTCGCAGGTCGCGCAGTGGGCGGTCGCGTCGGTCGCGAAGTACGGACGCATCGGCATCATCGGCGTCTACGGTCCGACCGCCGAGCGCTACCCGATCGGTCAGGCGATGAACAAGAACCTGACGATCCGGATGGGCAACTGCGACCACCACTCGGTCACCCCGCCGCTCATCGACCTGGTCGCGTCCGGGCAGTTCGACCCGACCGCGCTGATCACCGAGCACGAGCCGATCGGCTCCGCGATCGAGGCGTACGAAGCCTTCGACCGTCGCGAGCCCGGCTGGGTCAAGGTCGAGCTGGAGGCCGCCCGATGA
- a CDS encoding AMP-binding protein, with product MPSSNPTTVYRAARDELLAVLDEHDTERAEAARRAFRWPDLGADFNWATDWFDVVAQDNDRVALWIVDEDGGSRTTYAQMAARSDRLAVHLDRLGVRKGDHVLLMLGNQLELWETMLAVMKLGAVILPTSTMLDTADLQDRIDRGGVSHVVTNHGETPKFDGVTGAPSRIVVGGAADGWTAYPDDLGEPAPADEVRPRVTTRTTDPCLVYFTSGTTSRPKMVVHTQASYPVGHLSTMHWLGLRPGDVHLAISSPGWGKHAWSCFFAPWIAEATVFVYDTPRFDPAGLLAQLEEAGVDTFCAPPTAWRMLLQSDLGPKPRALREVVSAGEPLNPEVIARVEAAWGLTIRDGYGQTETTAIIGNVPGAPVTPGAMGRPLPGVAVTLLDPVTGRPGDEGEVCLDLTERPTNLMAGYLGDPERTADAMRDGFFHTGDIASRDADGQLTFIGRTDDVFKSSDYKVSPFEVESALLQHAAVAESAVVPAPDDARLNVVKAYVTLAAGWEPTVETARAVLEHARVALPAYARVRRVEFGSLPKTISGKIRRVELREREERAATSGTPAEGEWRDEQFPELRSVGRRADDRRAPGRQG from the coding sequence GTCTACCGCGCCGCCCGCGACGAGCTGCTCGCGGTCCTCGACGAACACGACACCGAGCGCGCCGAGGCCGCCCGACGCGCCTTCCGGTGGCCCGACCTCGGCGCCGACTTCAACTGGGCGACCGACTGGTTCGACGTCGTCGCCCAGGACAACGACCGGGTGGCCCTGTGGATCGTCGACGAGGACGGCGGTTCCCGGACCACGTACGCGCAGATGGCGGCGAGGTCCGACCGGCTCGCGGTGCACCTCGACCGGCTCGGCGTCCGGAAGGGCGACCACGTGCTCCTCATGCTCGGCAACCAGCTCGAGCTCTGGGAGACCATGCTCGCGGTGATGAAGCTCGGTGCGGTGATCCTGCCGACCTCGACGATGCTCGACACGGCTGACCTGCAGGACCGGATCGATCGCGGCGGGGTGTCCCACGTCGTCACGAACCACGGGGAGACGCCGAAGTTCGACGGCGTCACCGGCGCGCCCTCGCGCATCGTCGTCGGGGGAGCGGCGGACGGGTGGACGGCGTACCCGGACGACCTCGGCGAGCCCGCCCCGGCCGACGAGGTCCGCCCACGCGTGACGACCCGGACCACCGACCCGTGCCTGGTCTACTTCACCTCCGGCACCACCTCACGCCCGAAGATGGTCGTGCACACGCAGGCGTCCTACCCGGTCGGGCACCTCAGCACCATGCACTGGCTGGGTCTGCGCCCCGGCGACGTGCACCTCGCCATCAGCTCGCCCGGGTGGGGCAAGCACGCCTGGAGCTGCTTCTTCGCGCCGTGGATCGCCGAGGCGACCGTGTTCGTGTACGACACACCCCGCTTCGACCCGGCGGGCCTGCTCGCCCAGCTCGAGGAGGCCGGCGTCGACACGTTCTGCGCGCCGCCGACCGCGTGGCGCATGCTGCTGCAGTCGGACCTCGGTCCGAAGCCCCGGGCCCTGCGCGAGGTCGTGTCGGCCGGGGAGCCCCTCAACCCCGAGGTCATCGCCCGGGTCGAGGCGGCCTGGGGTCTGACGATCCGCGACGGCTACGGGCAGACCGAGACCACCGCGATCATCGGCAACGTCCCCGGCGCGCCGGTGACGCCCGGCGCGATGGGGCGCCCGCTGCCCGGCGTCGCCGTGACCCTGCTCGACCCGGTCACCGGACGCCCCGGTGACGAGGGCGAGGTCTGCCTCGACCTGACCGAGCGTCCGACGAACCTGATGGCCGGCTACCTCGGCGACCCGGAGCGCACGGCGGACGCGATGCGCGACGGCTTCTTCCACACCGGGGACATCGCGAGCCGCGACGCCGACGGGCAGCTGACGTTCATCGGCCGGACCGACGACGTGTTCAAGTCCTCCGACTACAAGGTGTCGCCGTTCGAGGTGGAGAGCGCCCTGCTGCAGCACGCGGCCGTGGCCGAGAGTGCCGTCGTGCCCGCACCTGACGACGCCCGCCTCAACGTCGTGAAGGCGTACGTGACGCTCGCCGCGGGATGGGAGCCGACGGTCGAGACCGCGCGCGCCGTGCTCGAGCACGCTCGCGTCGCACTGCCCGCCTACGCCCGCGTCCGCCGGGTGGAGTTCGGATCGCTGCCGAAGACGATCTCGGGGAAGATCCGCCGCGTCGAGCTGCGCGAGCGCGAGGAGCGAGCGGCGACCAGCGGGACTCCCGCCGAGGGGGAGTGGCGCGACGAGCAGTTCCCGGAGCTGCGGTCCGTCGGGCGCCGGGCGGACGACCGTCGGGCGCCGGGTCGGCAGGGCTGA
- a CDS encoding DUF3140 domain-containing protein, translating to MSNDHDQHDEQQTRDDFGDAVNMTASELKRWLDTDESKAVGQKSDGGGESTGHESGRHIVRILEKKQGDHTADDYAHMRKVVGYVARHSKQEPKGDSHDSRWRYSLMNWGHDPEK from the coding sequence ATGAGCAACGACCACGACCAGCACGACGAGCAGCAGACGCGCGACGACTTCGGCGACGCCGTCAACATGACGGCGTCGGAGCTCAAGCGGTGGCTCGACACCGACGAGTCGAAGGCGGTGGGGCAGAAGTCCGACGGCGGCGGCGAGTCGACCGGCCACGAGAGCGGTCGTCACATCGTCCGCATCCTCGAGAAGAAGCAGGGCGACCACACCGCCGACGACTACGCCCACATGCGCAAGGTCGTCGGCTACGTCGCCCGGCACTCGAAGCAGGAACCGAAGGGCGACTCGCACGACTCGAGGTGGCGGTACTCGCTCATGAACTGGGGCCACGACCCCGAGAAGTGA
- a CDS encoding HD domain-containing protein, which translates to MRIDDFLLPDTPATRAAASLAERYQSPAITAHALRSWYWAEGFAALDGLDAVDHELLAVAALLHDVGTVTEFDNHTLSYEHAGGHVAVALTTGAGWEPTRQRRVLDVIVRHNWPAVDVALDVEGHLLERATGLDVSGAGADVLPTDFLREVLAAHPRGELAEEFGACVVDQAARKPTTAARRLVDGDVLGKLARNPLESVS; encoded by the coding sequence GTGCGCATCGACGACTTCCTGCTGCCCGACACCCCCGCGACCCGTGCTGCGGCATCACTCGCGGAGCGGTACCAGTCGCCCGCGATCACGGCTCACGCGCTGCGCTCGTGGTACTGGGCCGAGGGGTTCGCGGCGCTCGACGGCCTCGACGCCGTCGACCACGAGCTGCTCGCCGTCGCCGCGCTGCTGCACGACGTCGGCACGGTGACGGAGTTCGACAACCACACGTTGTCCTACGAGCACGCCGGCGGTCACGTCGCGGTCGCCCTGACGACCGGTGCCGGATGGGAGCCCACCCGACAGCGACGGGTGCTGGACGTCATCGTCCGGCACAACTGGCCGGCCGTCGACGTGGCACTGGACGTCGAGGGGCACCTGCTCGAGCGCGCCACGGGCCTCGACGTCTCCGGCGCCGGTGCGGACGTGCTGCCGACGGACTTCCTCCGCGAGGTGCTCGCCGCGCACCCGCGCGGCGAGTTGGCCGAGGAGTTCGGTGCGTGCGTCGTCGACCAGGCCGCCCGGAAGCCGACGACCGCCGCGCGACGGCTCGTCGACGGCGACGTCCTGGGCAAGCTCGCGCGCAACCCGCTCGAGTCCGTCTCCTGA
- a CDS encoding SDR family oxidoreductase: MSAADHAAPTDQYAFADPRSRYPDVSPEPQTQDEPGLQSQMTPLPDLGESSYRGTGRLEGRKALITGADSGIGAAVAVAFAREGADVVLAYLPEEQSDADHVIEQVEATGRRAVAVPGDLRDKAYAGQLVERAVAELGGIDALVSVAGKQRWQPDLLDITDDQFEATFDVNVFGLFRLVKAALPHLQPGSTITTTASMEAYQPAPDRLDYAASKGAINNFSKGLSQLLVERGIRVNVVAPGPTWTVLQPSGGVDPESLPEFGSSESPMGRAAQPAELAPAYVFLASQESSFVAGETLNVNGGMVTP, translated from the coding sequence ATGAGCGCCGCCGACCACGCCGCGCCCACCGACCAGTACGCCTTCGCGGACCCGCGCAGCCGGTACCCGGACGTCTCCCCCGAGCCGCAGACACAAGACGAGCCGGGCCTGCAGTCGCAGATGACCCCGCTCCCCGACCTCGGCGAGTCCAGCTACCGGGGCACCGGGCGGCTCGAGGGCCGGAAGGCGCTCATCACCGGAGCGGACTCGGGCATCGGCGCGGCCGTCGCGGTCGCCTTCGCCCGCGAAGGTGCCGACGTCGTCCTCGCCTACCTGCCCGAGGAGCAGTCCGACGCCGACCACGTCATCGAGCAGGTCGAGGCCACCGGGCGGAGGGCCGTCGCGGTCCCCGGTGACCTCCGTGACAAGGCGTACGCCGGACAGCTCGTCGAGCGGGCGGTCGCGGAGCTCGGCGGCATCGACGCGCTCGTGAGCGTCGCCGGCAAACAGCGTTGGCAGCCGGACCTGCTCGACATCACGGACGACCAGTTCGAGGCGACCTTCGACGTCAACGTGTTCGGGCTCTTCCGTCTCGTGAAGGCCGCGCTGCCGCACCTGCAGCCGGGCTCGACGATCACGACGACGGCGTCGATGGAGGCCTACCAGCCCGCACCCGATCGGCTCGACTACGCCGCGTCGAAGGGTGCGATCAACAACTTCTCGAAGGGGTTGTCGCAACTGCTCGTCGAGCGCGGGATCCGCGTGAACGTCGTCGCGCCGGGACCGACCTGGACCGTCCTCCAGCCGAGCGGTGGGGTCGACCCGGAGTCGTTGCCCGAGTTCGGCAGCAGCGAGTCACCGATGGGCCGTGCCGCCCAGCCCGCCGAACTCGCGCCGGCCTACGTGTTCCTCGCCTCGCAGGAGTCGAGCTTCGTCGCCGGCGAGACGCTCAACGTGAACGGCGGCATGGTCACCCCCTGA
- a CDS encoding long-chain fatty acid--CoA ligase: MTSTTTSTHSAPGAVSGARTTQATASVAAILAESAARFPDDVAVVVGDQRTTYAELWAQTLGYAGALRARGVQEGDRVAMLVPNVADFPRVYYAALALGAVVVPVHALLKRREIEYVLRDSDARVLVCAAPLLAEGASGAELAGVDVLSVLAPTDSADGHDRLETLAAASEPLDTYVPRHPFDTATILYTSGTTGQPKGAEGSHFALLEQVNTCLLTTFDMRRGDVLLGALPLFHTFGQTCTMNTGFRAGATIVMLPRFDGDAALAAMVEHDTAIFMGVPTMYIALLDAATRSEARPRLRYAISGGASLPLAVLERFQQEFDAPVHEGYGLTETSPVASFNHVGVEPRPGTIGTPIWGVDIEIADPEVTDRTVLLPTGEIGELVIRGHNLMNGYLNRPDATATAIVDGWFRTGDLGTKDDDGYLTIVDRTKDMIIRNGYNVYPRQVEEVLAAHADVTMAAVFGVPHDVHGQEVAAAVVLRQGAVVTPDELIRFVADEIAVYKYPRLVHVVDALPLGPSGKVLKRELVERFGGGGAEG; encoded by the coding sequence ATGACCAGCACCACCACCAGCACCCACTCCGCACCCGGCGCCGTCAGCGGGGCCAGGACCACCCAGGCCACCGCATCGGTCGCCGCGATCCTGGCGGAGTCGGCCGCCCGCTTCCCCGACGACGTCGCCGTCGTCGTCGGTGACCAGCGCACCACCTACGCGGAACTCTGGGCACAGACCCTCGGGTACGCCGGCGCCCTGCGTGCGCGTGGGGTGCAGGAGGGCGACCGCGTCGCCATGCTGGTGCCGAACGTGGCCGACTTCCCCCGCGTCTACTACGCAGCCCTCGCACTCGGTGCGGTCGTCGTCCCGGTGCACGCGCTCCTCAAGCGCCGTGAGATCGAGTACGTCCTGCGGGACAGTGACGCCCGCGTCCTGGTCTGCGCCGCCCCGCTGCTCGCCGAGGGAGCTTCCGGTGCCGAGCTCGCCGGCGTCGACGTGCTGAGCGTCCTGGCCCCGACCGACAGCGCCGACGGGCACGACCGGCTCGAGACGCTGGCCGCCGCGAGCGAGCCCCTCGACACCTACGTCCCGCGGCACCCCTTCGACACCGCCACGATCCTGTACACCAGCGGGACCACCGGTCAGCCGAAGGGTGCGGAGGGCTCGCACTTCGCGTTGCTCGAGCAGGTCAACACGTGCCTGCTCACGACCTTCGACATGCGGCGCGGCGACGTCCTGCTCGGAGCGCTGCCCCTGTTCCACACCTTCGGGCAGACGTGCACGATGAACACGGGCTTCCGTGCCGGCGCGACCATCGTCATGCTGCCGAGGTTCGACGGCGACGCCGCGCTCGCGGCGATGGTCGAGCACGACACGGCCATCTTCATGGGCGTGCCGACGATGTACATCGCGCTGCTCGACGCCGCCACCCGGTCCGAGGCGCGACCGCGCCTGCGCTACGCGATCTCCGGCGGGGCGTCGCTGCCGCTCGCCGTGCTCGAACGCTTCCAGCAGGAGTTCGACGCACCCGTGCACGAGGGGTACGGGCTCACCGAGACCTCGCCGGTCGCGTCCTTCAACCACGTCGGCGTGGAACCGCGCCCCGGCACGATCGGCACGCCGATCTGGGGCGTCGACATCGAGATCGCCGACCCCGAGGTCACCGACCGCACCGTGCTGCTCCCGACCGGGGAGATCGGCGAGCTCGTGATCCGGGGCCACAACCTCATGAACGGGTACCTCAACCGGCCGGACGCCACCGCCACGGCGATCGTGGACGGCTGGTTCCGCACGGGCGACCTCGGGACGAAGGACGACGACGGCTACCTGACGATCGTCGACCGCACGAAGGACATGATCATCCGCAACGGCTACAACGTGTACCCACGGCAGGTCGAGGAGGTCCTCGCCGCGCACGCCGACGTCACGATGGCGGCGGTCTTCGGTGTCCCGCACGACGTGCACGGGCAGGAGGTCGCGGCAGCGGTCGTGCTCCGGCAGGGGGCCGTCGTCACACCCGACGAGCTGATCCGCTTCGTCGCGGACGAGATCGCCGTCTACAAGTACCCCCGCCTCGTGCACGTGGTCGACGCGCTGCCGCTCGGGCCGAGCGGGAAGGTGCTCAAGCGGGAGCTCGTCGAGCGGTTCGGCGGTGGGGGAGCGGAAGGCTGA
- a CDS encoding MarR family transcriptional regulator, with translation MTEGGTHGASGYWYPDRQEKAGVELLTLMRRYRAAEVAMRERKRRSMRMNATDMEAVRFLLRAGEQGRQVRPGDLTAHLGITSASTTAVVKRLVSTGHVERRPDPSDGRGALLVATGHSDDEVRTELTDVHARMIAAAERLSPQTVAEMGAFFTEMIEAMDADTPSVEADGAERPGPMSEMRTHPTR, from the coding sequence ATGACCGAGGGCGGCACGCACGGAGCATCGGGGTACTGGTACCCCGACCGGCAGGAGAAGGCCGGGGTCGAACTGCTCACCCTGATGCGGCGGTACCGCGCGGCCGAGGTTGCGATGCGTGAGCGCAAGCGCCGGTCGATGCGGATGAACGCCACCGACATGGAGGCGGTGCGGTTCCTGCTGCGCGCCGGCGAGCAGGGGCGGCAGGTGCGACCGGGCGACCTCACCGCGCACCTCGGCATCACCTCGGCGTCGACGACGGCCGTCGTGAAGCGTCTGGTGTCGACCGGCCACGTCGAGCGCCGGCCGGACCCGTCCGACGGCCGCGGCGCCCTGCTCGTCGCGACCGGTCACAGCGACGACGAGGTGCGCACGGAGCTCACCGACGTCCACGCGCGGATGATCGCGGCCGCCGAGCGCCTCTCGCCGCAGACCGTCGCCGAGATGGGCGCGTTCTTCACCGAGATGATCGAGGCCATGGACGCCGACACCCCGTCGGTCGAGGCGGACGGGGCCGAGCGCCCGGGACCGATGTCCGAGATGCGTACGCATCCAACTCGGTAG
- a CDS encoding AraC family transcriptional regulator, with product MTIAAPDVRHVVEASGDDLDAARAMFESAYGASGFLPERTERRFGYRFRSVGGDGLSLDSKRFDGRMVGEVDATSHYFVTWVSDGGGLMDIGRDEVALTPGRPVVFPSERPFRFDLSDVHQNVVQFDRRLLERIAAELHGDEPAPLVFDHAAEPRHDALRAWNAELRDTAQVVLGGAPLTPLAMAEAARRSAVAMLRAFPHSTLAPRVPVHPGARGRVLEALEYMHANARSPITTTDVAEHVGLSVRGLQQGFQRQVGTSPNAVLRGIRFDRVRAELRYGSVGEVTVAEVARTWGFAHAGRFSAAYAKRFGELPSETLRTRR from the coding sequence ATGACCATCGCCGCCCCGGACGTCCGCCACGTCGTGGAGGCGTCCGGGGACGACCTCGACGCCGCCCGCGCGATGTTCGAGTCGGCGTACGGGGCGTCCGGGTTCCTGCCCGAACGGACCGAGCGGCGGTTCGGGTACCGGTTCCGGTCGGTGGGCGGCGACGGCCTGTCCCTGGACTCGAAGCGCTTCGACGGCCGCATGGTCGGTGAGGTCGACGCGACCAGCCACTACTTCGTCACGTGGGTCAGCGACGGCGGTGGGCTGATGGACATCGGCCGCGACGAGGTCGCGCTCACGCCCGGCCGTCCGGTCGTCTTCCCGAGCGAGCGCCCCTTCCGCTTCGACCTGTCGGACGTGCACCAGAACGTCGTCCAGTTCGACCGACGACTGCTCGAACGGATCGCCGCCGAGCTGCACGGCGACGAGCCGGCTCCCCTGGTGTTCGACCACGCCGCGGAGCCCCGCCACGACGCCCTCCGTGCGTGGAACGCGGAGCTCCGCGACACCGCGCAGGTGGTCCTGGGCGGTGCCCCGCTGACACCGCTCGCCATGGCGGAGGCCGCCCGCCGTTCCGCCGTCGCGATGCTCCGCGCCTTCCCGCACAGCACCCTGGCCCCGCGGGTTCCGGTGCACCCCGGCGCACGAGGGCGGGTGCTCGAAGCCCTCGAGTACATGCACGCGAACGCCCGGTCCCCCATCACCACGACGGACGTCGCCGAGCACGTCGGGTTGAGCGTGCGTGGGCTGCAGCAGGGGTTCCAACGCCAGGTGGGCACATCGCCCAACGCGGTCCTGCGGGGCATCCGCTTCGACCGCGTCCGCGCCGAGCTCCGGTACGGGTCGGTGGGCGAGGTCACCGTCGCCGAGGTCGCGCGCACGTGGGGCTTCGCCCATGCCGGGCGGTTCTCGGCGGCGTACGCGAAGCGCTTCGGCGAGCTCCCGAGCGAGACCCTGCGCACGCGGCGGTGA